A genome region from Fusobacterium varium includes the following:
- a CDS encoding ribosomal-processing cysteine protease Prp, which produces MTKVTIYRKNGRIVGYKATGHSEYAEYGEDIVCAALSMALQLPLGGIQDVLDLMPKFEIDSDGYLMVDMRGMNTLGKEKELDALLESMALMVENLSKEYPKNVKLVEKEEK; this is translated from the coding sequence ATGACAAAAGTTACAATTTATAGAAAAAATGGTAGAATTGTAGGGTACAAAGCTACCGGACATTCAGAGTATGCTGAGTATGGAGAGGATATAGTTTGTGCAGCACTTTCAATGGCATTACAACTGCCTTTGGGAGGAATACAAGATGTTCTTGATCTGATGCCTAAATTTGAAATTGATTCTGATGGATACTTAATGGTAGATATGAGAGGTATGAATACTTTAGGAAAAGAAAAAGAATTAGATGCTCTTTTAGAAAGCATGGCTTTGATGGTCGAAAATTTATCAAAAGAATATCCTAAAAATGTAAAGCTTGTAGAGAAGGAGGAAAAATAG
- a CDS encoding flavodoxin: protein MKKIGIFYGTTSGNTTGIVDEMEFYLRKDDYETFNVADGISQMKDLENLILVSPTYGVGELQADWENVYDEFKDIDFTGKTVAIAGLGNQFAFGESYVGAMRVLYDVVVKNGGKVIGFTSTEGYHYEESEAVIGDQFVGLALDEGNQGNDTPERIEKWITDIKPQFN, encoded by the coding sequence ATGAAAAAGATAGGAATATTTTATGGCACTACATCTGGAAATACTACTGGTATTGTTGATGAGATGGAATTTTATTTAAGAAAAGATGATTATGAAACTTTTAATGTTGCAGATGGAATCTCTCAAATGAAAGATTTAGAAAATCTTATTCTTGTATCTCCAACTTATGGGGTAGGAGAACTTCAAGCAGATTGGGAAAATGTATATGATGAATTTAAAGATATAGATTTCACAGGTAAAACTGTTGCAATAGCTGGATTAGGAAACCAATTCGCTTTTGGTGAATCATATGTTGGAGCTATGAGAGTTCTATATGATGTAGTTGTTAAAAATGGAGGAAAAGTTATCGGATTTACTTCTACAGAAGGATATCATTATGAAGAGTCTGAAGCTGTTATTGGTGATCAATTTGTTGGACTTGCTCTTGATGAGGGAAATCAAGGAAATGATACTCCTGAAAGAATTGAAAAATGGATAACAGATATTAAGCCTCAATTTAATTAA
- the rplU gene encoding 50S ribosomal protein L21 has protein sequence MYAVIKTGGKQYKVAEGDVLRVEKLNAEVNTTVELTEVLLVANGETVKVGTPVVEGAKVVAEVVAQGKGAKVVNFKYKPKTGYHRKKGHRQLFTEIKVTSINA, from the coding sequence ATGTACGCAGTTATAAAAACTGGTGGTAAACAATACAAAGTTGCAGAAGGTGACGTATTAAGAGTAGAAAAATTAAATGCTGAAGTTAACACAACTGTAGAATTAACTGAAGTTCTTTTAGTAGCTAATGGAGAAACTGTAAAAGTTGGAACTCCAGTAGTTGAAGGAGCAAAAGTTGTAGCAGAAGTAGTAGCTCAAGGTAAAGGTGCTAAAGTAGTTAACTTCAAATACAAGCCAAAAACAGGGTACCACAGAAAAAAAGGTCACAGACAATTATTCACTGAAATCAAAGTTACTTCAATAAACGCTTAA
- the pglX gene encoding BREX-1 system adenine-specific DNA-methyltransferase PglX produces the protein MDKGSLKFFATESRKDLLEKMKNKLAVFGITSKGIKELEEKQKMGNKIEINGTLYPKKSYDSLCSRYKVLGYEQLLEESAYTWFNRLVAFAFMEINNYIDERIVFNNGDRIEPEILDNYYEFDFFQELDEESQNEINDLKEKNRVDSLEKLYSILVEEKCYEFSKIMPFMFEKRGSYSDILFPDGVLARGSFLEKLRDEFRKAIEKNEEDEEVVPVEIIGWLYQYYNSDLKDEVFADLKKNKKITKEKIAPATQLFTPHWIVKYMGENSLGKLALESCGVSEEIKENWKYYIENEIQKSEERLKIEEIKIIDPAMGSGHMLTYCFDMLSDIYENLGWSKKDAVLSIIKNNIYGLDIDKRASQLASFAIFMKAREKFSRFFKVLERMEEDEKISINTLVIEESNDISESIQNLIKENSLIHLEKLLVDFYDAKEYGSILKLESIETKELYRELKELEEIYRKQGQLSLNYSIVENIDFEKEYEFIEKLIYQYRIMIDKYDIVITNPPYMGGKGFDDKLKKYVEKNYKDSKGDLFAVFIEKCNEFTKENRYTAMITMHSWMFLSSFENLRKQIIEKREIQSLNHLGTRAFEELGGEVVQTVSWVGKNKVPEKKGTYIRLVDYNNAQWKEEEFLNNKNYYSANQKEFEKIPGSPIAYWVSNRVREIFEKNQKLGEIAQPRKGNSTSDNNRFLRLWFEVEKNNFKLNSINLKEDSLKIKWFPYNKGGGFRKYYGNNEYLINWLNDAEEIRKIPTAVIANYDFFTKEGLTWSTVSSAKLSVRNFGEGFIFDNGGCCLFSEKDIKYILLGLLNSKVFTILFGNISPTLNFQSGDIAKIPIIIEKDEIKKNNINEITQQNINIAKEEWDSRETSWDFKKLFITKGDSIEKAYDDYCQYWSDKFMQMHHNEEELNRIFIDIYELNDEMDEKVPFEDITLLKKEIKIEDGKILFNKEEIIKQFLSYAVGCIMGRYSIDKEELIIANSDDILQCNESQVIIKDREGNIRHSIENSRFLPDEFGIIPVTGENVFENDIVSRVFEFVKALYGEKNFDENIRFICEALGQKEGETYDEVLRNYFIKDFYTDHLQRYQKRPIYWFMNSGKKNGFSALIYLHRYEDMSIARVRTEYLIPYQEKMENLRNYYEKIAENPDTSSKDRKIADKKLKELYAILKELQTYANDVKHISELKISLDLDDGVKVNYEKFGKVLKKI, from the coding sequence ATGGATAAAGGTAGCCTAAAGTTTTTTGCAACAGAATCTAGAAAAGATTTACTTGAAAAAATGAAAAATAAACTAGCAGTATTTGGAATTACTTCTAAAGGTATTAAAGAGCTAGAGGAAAAACAAAAAATGGGAAATAAGATAGAGATAAATGGAACTCTATACCCTAAAAAAAGTTATGATTCTCTTTGTAGTAGATATAAGGTTTTAGGCTATGAACAACTTTTAGAAGAGAGTGCTTATACTTGGTTTAATAGATTGGTTGCCTTTGCATTTATGGAAATAAATAATTATATAGATGAAAGAATAGTATTTAATAATGGAGATAGAATAGAGCCAGAGATTTTAGATAACTATTATGAGTTTGATTTTTTTCAAGAGTTAGATGAAGAGTCTCAAAATGAGATTAATGATTTAAAAGAAAAAAATAGAGTTGATAGCTTAGAAAAGCTATATTCTATCTTAGTTGAGGAAAAATGTTATGAGTTTTCTAAAATTATGCCATTTATGTTTGAGAAGAGGGGAAGTTATTCAGATATTCTTTTTCCAGATGGAGTTTTAGCAAGAGGATCTTTTCTTGAAAAATTGAGAGATGAATTTAGAAAGGCTATAGAAAAAAATGAAGAAGATGAAGAGGTAGTACCTGTTGAGATAATAGGTTGGCTTTATCAATATTATAACTCAGATCTAAAAGATGAAGTTTTTGCAGATTTGAAGAAAAATAAAAAGATAACTAAAGAGAAGATTGCACCTGCTACTCAACTATTTACTCCACATTGGATAGTAAAATATATGGGAGAAAACTCTCTTGGAAAACTTGCTTTAGAAAGTTGTGGAGTAAGTGAAGAGATAAAGGAAAATTGGAAATACTATATTGAAAATGAAATTCAAAAAAGTGAAGAGAGATTAAAGATAGAAGAAATAAAAATTATAGATCCTGCAATGGGTAGTGGACATATGCTTACATATTGCTTTGACATGTTAAGTGATATATATGAGAATCTTGGTTGGAGTAAAAAAGATGCTGTTCTATCTATTATAAAAAATAATATCTATGGTTTAGATATAGATAAAAGAGCTAGCCAATTGGCATCTTTTGCAATATTTATGAAGGCTAGAGAGAAATTTTCAAGATTCTTTAAAGTTTTAGAGAGAATGGAAGAGGATGAGAAAATATCAATAAATACTTTAGTTATTGAAGAGAGTAATGATATTTCAGAAAGTATACAAAACCTTATAAAGGAAAATAGTTTAATACATCTTGAAAAACTTTTAGTTGATTTTTATGATGCTAAAGAGTATGGAAGTATTTTAAAATTAGAGAGTATTGAAACTAAAGAGCTATATAGAGAGCTAAAAGAGTTAGAAGAAATTTATAGAAAACAGGGACAACTATCTTTAAATTATAGTATTGTAGAGAATATAGATTTTGAAAAAGAGTATGAATTTATAGAAAAACTTATTTATCAATATAGAATAATGATAGATAAATATGATATTGTTATTACAAATCCTCCATATATGGGAGGAAAAGGGTTTGATGACAAGTTAAAAAAATATGTTGAAAAAAATTATAAAGACAGCAAGGGAGATCTATTTGCTGTATTTATTGAAAAGTGTAATGAATTTACAAAGGAAAATAGATATACTGCAATGATAACAATGCACTCTTGGATGTTTTTATCAAGTTTTGAAAATTTAAGAAAGCAGATTATAGAGAAAAGAGAGATACAGAGTTTAAATCATCTTGGAACAAGGGCATTTGAAGAGCTTGGAGGAGAAGTTGTTCAAACAGTTTCTTGGGTAGGAAAAAATAAAGTTCCTGAAAAAAAAGGTACTTATATAAGACTTGTTGATTATAATAATGCACAATGGAAAGAGGAAGAATTTCTTAATAATAAAAATTATTATAGTGCAAATCAAAAAGAGTTTGAAAAAATTCCTGGTTCTCCAATAGCTTATTGGGTTAGTAATAGAGTAAGAGAGATTTTTGAAAAGAATCAAAAATTAGGAGAAATTGCACAACCTCGCAAGGGAAATTCTACTTCTGATAATAACAGATTTTTAAGATTATGGTTTGAAGTTGAAAAGAACAATTTTAAATTAAATTCTATAAATTTAAAAGAAGATTCTTTAAAAATAAAATGGTTTCCTTATAATAAAGGAGGAGGTTTTAGAAAATATTATGGTAATAATGAATATTTAATTAATTGGCTAAATGATGCAGAAGAAATTAGAAAAATTCCAACAGCTGTAATTGCAAATTATGATTTTTTTACTAAAGAAGGACTTACTTGGTCTACTGTTTCATCTGCTAAACTTTCTGTTAGAAATTTTGGAGAAGGTTTTATTTTTGATAATGGAGGATGTTGCTTATTTTCAGAAAAAGATATTAAATATATCCTTTTAGGACTGCTAAATTCAAAAGTATTTACAATATTATTTGGAAACATTAGTCCAACACTTAATTTTCAATCTGGGGATATTGCAAAAATTCCTATTATCATAGAAAAAGATGAAATTAAAAAGAATAATATTAATGAAATAACGCAACAAAATATTAATATAGCTAAAGAGGAATGGGATTCTAGAGAAACTTCTTGGGATTTTAAAAAGTTATTTATCACTAAGGGAGATAGTATAGAGAAAGCATATGATGATTACTGCCAATATTGGAGTGATAAATTTATGCAGATGCACCATAATGAAGAGGAGCTTAATAGAATATTTATAGATATCTATGAACTTAATGATGAGATGGACGAAAAAGTTCCTTTTGAAGATATAACACTATTGAAAAAGGAAATTAAGATAGAAGATGGTAAAATCTTATTTAATAAAGAGGAGATTATAAAACAATTTCTATCTTATGCAGTAGGTTGTATTATGGGAAGGTACTCTATTGATAAAGAGGAATTGATAATAGCAAACTCTGATGATATTTTACAATGTAACGAATCTCAAGTTATTATAAAAGATAGAGAGGGAAATATAAGACACTCTATTGAAAACTCAAGATTTTTACCTGATGAGTTTGGTATTATTCCTGTAACAGGGGAAAATGTATTTGAAAATGATATTGTTAGTAGAGTATTTGAGTTTGTAAAAGCTCTATATGGAGAAAAGAATTTTGATGAAAATATAAGATTTATATGTGAAGCTCTTGGACAGAAAGAGGGAGAAACATATGATGAGGTTTTAAGAAACTACTTCATAAAAGATTTCTATACAGATCATCTTCAAAGATACCAAAAGAGACCTATCTATTGGTTTATGAATAGTGGAAAGAAAAATGGATTCTCTGCTTTAATCTATCTACATAGATATGAAGATATGAGCATTGCAAGGGTAAGAACAGAGTATCTAATTCCTTATCAAGAGAAGATGGAAAATTTAAGAAACTACTATGAAAAGATAGCAGAAAACCCAGATACATCTTCAAAGGATAGAAAAATAGCAGATAAGAAGTTAAAAGAGCTATATGCTATATTAAAAGAACTTCAGACATATGCAAATGATGTAAAACATATATCAGAGCTAAAAATATCTCTTGACTTAGATGATGGAGTAAAAGTAAACTATGAGAAGTTCGGAAAAGTATTAAAGAAAATTTAA
- the rpmA gene encoding 50S ribosomal protein L27, which produces MQFTLNIQLFAHKKGQGSVKNGRDSNPKYLGIKKYDGEVVKAGNIIVRQRGTAFHPGNNMGMGKDHTLFALIDGYVKFERLGKDKKQVSVYSEK; this is translated from the coding sequence ATGCAATTTACTTTAAATATACAATTATTTGCACATAAAAAAGGACAAGGTTCTGTTAAAAACGGAAGAGACTCAAATCCTAAATATCTTGGAATCAAAAAATATGATGGAGAAGTTGTAAAAGCTGGAAACATCATCGTTAGACAAAGAGGAACTGCATTCCATCCAGGAAACAACATGGGAATGGGTAAAGACCACACTTTATTTGCTTTAATTGATGGTTATGTAAAATTTGAAAGACTTGGAAAAGATAAAAAACAAGTTTCAGTTTACTCAGAAAAATAA
- the brxC gene encoding BREX system P-loop protein BrxC produces the protein MRIEDIFLKDITRKINGVVKADQTDKDIIVTELSEYVVTEELKKHFDRFFDRYIKSFSSPTEDMGVWISGFYGSGKSHFLKMLGRILENKEYDGKSVSDYFKEKIEDEKLQSNIERSSEVPTDVILFNVDNVSDQDTYRNKDSIPVAFLKNFNGYFGFSKDNLKIANFERMLFEKGILDEYRENIEELVGKEWKDILRNLDFYQDEFIEVNEEMGIMSEESSERWLEKDDKISVSPESFADLLEAYLKTKEPNHRIVFLVDEIGQYIGNNSQLMLNLQTLVEILGVRFQGRVWVIVTSQQDLGSILGAGERRRNDFSKIQDRFKTMLSLSSSNIDEVIKKRLLEKGSTGKKEVEELYTKDYLNINNTINFNTNEVILPIYSNKNDFIETYPFVGYQFSLLQKVFEKVRDMGYSGQHMSRGERSLLSSFQEAGIRVKDNKLGSLVPFNYFFESIEQFLEDVAKRPFTIAKNERKIDEFELEVLKLLFLLKGINEVKSNIDNLVSFMIDSTDCDRIALEEKIKKALLKLEQQVLIQKDGDEYFFLTNEEQDINKEINQEQVDYEEVAKQLDSYIFGEIFSKPSILSDETKLKYSFTRRIDEFFTSKKGEQLDIRILTPYSEDYNNVLLIGIRDSENELIVKFPEDETTYIDEIKLYLKVEKYVRRKNIESTRDTVLSILSKKQKENNSRKKRIRAEIERVILKSEVYVYGQKKEIGNISDPSKFIETALKFDIEFRFKSAGLLKTLYDEARIRDVLSYSFNGANTLIQINRDLEGNINREAIKEIKKRVEFLEKIGKTVTLKELVEHFAKAPYGWNTLSVNGLVAELFVYKLIEISESKEVVKDGEKLKDYLTKLQAKNLERIVINLKEEVDTELIKKINNVLSELFGSNSIISLESPKADLIGILEKRRTTAFSHFNECNRGKYPGKKEVKNWYDLLDEILERKNDKTDKFLKEFLKYKDELRELYYHQSEVDDFFSAGSSKKIKFDSARAKINEIDENLGYLGGIKEKEPYRELLTITEASKPYSRIREIDDLLNQINVEENVILEYEKDILKEKGEKEKKRVKDILINSKFSSEDIFDEYERFIFGVEKIDNIRKIMSKNKELENISRKAETLYKSYIKSKLVKMENEILTKLEDKEDIESLLSEVKARYKSLKSRVDSSDIKDLEKILVVAEGEKEQFILSADGKTKRRERVTLRKVKVNSKFNIENESEAEEYIRELEEKLNELKREILKSLNENKIVDID, from the coding sequence ATGAGGATTGAAGATATTTTTCTAAAAGATATTACAAGAAAAATAAATGGAGTTGTCAAAGCTGATCAAACTGATAAAGATATTATTGTAACTGAACTTAGTGAGTATGTAGTTACAGAGGAGTTAAAAAAGCATTTTGATAGATTTTTTGATAGATATATAAAATCCTTTAGTTCTCCAACAGAAGATATGGGGGTTTGGATCTCTGGATTCTACGGATCAGGGAAATCACACTTCTTAAAGATGCTTGGTCGTATTTTAGAGAATAAAGAATATGATGGAAAGAGTGTAAGTGACTATTTTAAAGAAAAGATAGAAGATGAAAAGCTACAAAGTAATATAGAGAGATCTTCTGAAGTTCCAACAGATGTTATTCTTTTTAACGTAGATAATGTAAGTGATCAAGATACATACAGAAATAAAGATAGTATTCCAGTGGCTTTTTTAAAAAATTTCAATGGATATTTTGGTTTCTCAAAGGATAATTTAAAAATAGCTAATTTTGAGAGAATGCTTTTTGAAAAAGGGATATTAGATGAATATAGAGAAAATATAGAGGAATTAGTAGGAAAAGAGTGGAAGGATATACTAAGAAACCTAGATTTCTATCAAGATGAGTTTATTGAAGTAAATGAAGAGATGGGAATAATGAGTGAAGAAAGCTCAGAAAGATGGTTAGAGAAAGATGATAAGATTTCTGTTAGTCCCGAGAGTTTTGCAGATTTATTAGAAGCTTATTTAAAAACAAAAGAACCAAATCATAGAATAGTATTTTTAGTTGATGAAATAGGACAATATATAGGAAATAACTCTCAACTTATGCTTAACCTACAAACTTTAGTTGAAATTCTTGGAGTAAGATTCCAAGGTAGAGTTTGGGTTATCGTGACTTCACAACAGGATCTAGGAAGTATTTTAGGAGCAGGAGAGAGAAGAAGAAACGATTTCTCTAAAATTCAAGATAGATTTAAGACTATGTTATCTCTATCAAGTAGTAATATAGATGAGGTTATAAAGAAAAGATTACTTGAAAAAGGAAGTACAGGAAAAAAAGAGGTAGAAGAGTTATATACTAAAGATTATTTGAATATTAATAATACAATTAACTTTAATACAAATGAGGTTATTTTACCAATATATAGCAATAAAAATGACTTTATAGAGACTTATCCATTTGTAGGATATCAATTTAGCTTACTTCAAAAAGTATTTGAAAAAGTAAGAGATATGGGATATTCAGGACAACATATGTCAAGAGGAGAAAGATCTCTTTTAAGTTCTTTCCAAGAAGCAGGGATAAGAGTAAAGGATAATAAATTAGGTTCACTTGTGCCATTTAACTATTTTTTTGAATCAATAGAGCAATTTTTAGAAGATGTGGCTAAGAGACCATTTACTATTGCTAAAAATGAGAGAAAGATAGATGAGTTTGAACTTGAAGTATTAAAACTTCTTTTCCTATTAAAAGGTATAAATGAGGTAAAAAGTAATATAGATAATTTAGTAAGCTTTATGATTGATTCTACTGACTGTGATAGAATAGCTCTTGAAGAAAAGATAAAAAAAGCTTTATTAAAATTGGAGCAACAAGTATTGATTCAAAAAGATGGAGATGAATACTTCTTTCTAACTAATGAAGAACAAGATATTAATAAAGAGATCAATCAAGAGCAGGTAGATTATGAAGAGGTAGCTAAACAGTTAGATTCATATATCTTTGGGGAGATCTTTTCAAAACCTTCAATTTTATCAGATGAAACAAAGTTGAAATACAGTTTTACTAGAAGGATAGATGAGTTTTTTACAAGCAAAAAAGGAGAGCAACTAGATATACGTATTTTAACTCCTTATTCTGAAGATTATAACAACGTATTACTTATAGGAATAAGAGATAGTGAAAATGAATTGATAGTAAAATTCCCAGAAGATGAAACAACATATATTGATGAGATAAAACTATATTTGAAAGTAGAAAAATATGTAAGAAGAAAAAATATAGAGAGTACAAGAGACACTGTTCTTTCAATATTATCTAAAAAACAAAAGGAAAATAATAGTAGAAAAAAAAGAATAAGAGCTGAAATAGAAAGAGTTATTTTAAAATCAGAAGTTTATGTATATGGACAAAAGAAGGAAATAGGAAATATTTCAGATCCATCAAAATTTATTGAGACTGCTCTTAAATTTGATATTGAATTTAGATTTAAGTCAGCAGGGCTTTTAAAAACTTTATATGATGAAGCTAGAATTAGAGATGTATTATCATATAGTTTTAATGGTGCAAATACTTTGATTCAAATAAATAGAGACCTTGAAGGAAATATAAATAGAGAAGCAATAAAAGAGATTAAAAAGAGAGTAGAGTTTTTAGAAAAAATAGGAAAAACAGTTACTTTAAAAGAGTTAGTTGAACATTTTGCAAAAGCTCCATATGGTTGGAATACTCTTTCAGTAAATGGACTTGTGGCAGAACTATTTGTATATAAGCTTATAGAAATTTCTGAATCTAAAGAGGTAGTAAAAGATGGAGAGAAATTAAAAGATTACTTAACAAAACTACAAGCAAAAAATCTTGAAAGAATTGTAATAAATCTTAAAGAGGAAGTAGATACTGAACTTATTAAAAAGATAAATAATGTTTTAAGTGAGTTATTTGGATCTAATTCTATAATTAGTTTAGAATCTCCTAAAGCAGATTTAATAGGTATTTTAGAAAAAAGAAGAACAACAGCATTCAGCCATTTTAATGAGTGCAATAGAGGAAAATACCCAGGAAAAAAAGAGGTTAAAAATTGGTATGATCTTTTAGATGAGATTCTAGAGAGAAAGAATGATAAAACAGATAAATTTTTAAAGGAATTTTTAAAGTATAAAGATGAGTTAAGAGAGTTATATTATCATCAATCGGAAGTTGATGATTTCTTTAGTGCAGGAAGTAGCAAAAAAATAAAATTTGATAGTGCTAGAGCGAAAATCAATGAAATAGATGAAAATCTAGGATATTTAGGTGGAATAAAAGAGAAAGAGCCATATAGAGAGCTTTTGACAATAACAGAAGCTAGTAAACCTTATTCTAGAATTAGAGAAATAGATGATCTATTAAATCAAATAAATGTAGAAGAAAATGTGATCCTTGAATATGAAAAAGATATTTTAAAAGAAAAGGGAGAAAAGGAGAAAAAAAGAGTTAAAGATATTTTAATAAATAGCAAGTTCTCTTCTGAAGATATCTTTGATGAATATGAGAGATTTATTTTTGGAGTAGAAAAGATTGATAATATCAGAAAGATAATGTCTAAAAATAAAGAGCTAGAGAACATAAGTAGAAAAGCTGAAACTCTATATAAGAGCTATATTAAATCTAAACTTGTAAAAATGGAAAATGAAATTTTAACTAAGTTGGAAGATAAAGAGGATATAGAAAGCTTACTATCAGAAGTTAAGGCAAGATATAAATCTTTAAAAAGCAGAGTTGATTCAAGTGATATTAAGGATTTAGAAAAGATTCTTGTAGTGGCAGAGGGAGAAAAGGAGCAATTTATATTATCAGCTGATGGAAAGACAAAGAGAAGAGAGAGAGTAACTTTAAGAAAGGTAAAAGTTAATTCAAAATTTAATATTGAAAATGAAAGTGAAGCGGAGGAGTATATAAGAGAGCTTGAAGAGAAGTTGAATGAACTTAAAAGGGAGATATTAAAATCTTTAAATGAAAATAAAATTGTAGATATAGACTAA
- a CDS encoding tRNA threonylcarbamoyladenosine dehydratase: MFQRTELLIGKENLNKLQHSHVIVFGVGGVGGFAIEALVRSGIGEISIVDFDTVDLTNLNRQIIATQDSIGKLKTSVMRDRLLSINPNVIVHEFPEKFSMENSDLFFKDKKYDYIVDAIDLVTSKLALAEIAKNLSIPIISSMGTGNKIEPTMLEVADINKTSVCPLARVMRKELKNRGIKKLKVVYSKELPRKPFNESGSREKKVNVGSIAFVPSTAGLIIASEVVKDLCNF, translated from the coding sequence ATGTTTCAAAGAACTGAACTTTTAATTGGAAAAGAAAATCTTAATAAACTTCAACATTCACATGTTATAGTTTTCGGTGTTGGTGGAGTGGGTGGATTTGCTATTGAAGCTCTTGTTAGATCTGGAATCGGTGAAATCTCTATAGTAGATTTTGACACTGTTGATCTGACTAACTTAAATAGACAGATAATAGCTACTCAAGATAGTATTGGAAAACTTAAAACATCTGTTATGAGAGATAGACTTCTTTCAATAAATCCCAATGTAATTGTTCATGAATTTCCAGAAAAATTTAGTATGGAAAATAGTGACCTGTTTTTTAAAGATAAAAAATATGATTATATTGTTGATGCTATTGACTTAGTAACTTCTAAATTAGCATTAGCTGAAATAGCTAAAAATTTATCTATTCCTATTATTTCATCTATGGGAACTGGGAATAAGATTGAACCAACAATGTTAGAAGTTGCTGATATTAATAAAACATCTGTTTGTCCTTTAGCTAGAGTTATGAGAAAGGAATTAAAAAATAGAGGTATTAAGAAATTAAAAGTAGTCTATTCAAAAGAACTTCCAAGAAAGCCTTTCAATGAGAGTGGAAGCAGAGAAAAAAAAGTAAATGTTGGAAGTATAGCTTTTGTTCCTTCAACTGCTGGACTTATAATAGCTAGTGAAGTTGTTAAGGATCTATGTAATTTTTAG